A stretch of the Colias croceus chromosome 13, ilColCroc2.1 genome encodes the following:
- the LOC123696705 gene encoding molybdenum cofactor biosynthesis protein 1: MNLVKQTQFFAPLYTIGINARPHLTKKSVAFQYKRFFSDNVEGQSKSNKEPPLMDLHGRRHDYLRISLTERCNLRCQYCMPAEGVPLSARSALLTRAELARLVRVFAALGVTKLRLTGGEPTVRQDLVDIIQELAGVEGIATVAMTSNGVALTRRLPALQRAGLAALNVSLDSLRAERYERMARRPGLQKVLACIDLALQLGFSPVKVNTVLMKGFNDDEVCDFVEFTKDRNVEVRFIEFMPFTGNRWDDSRMVAGAAALAAARAALPALRPAPPAPCRTATVWKADGYAGSVGFISSMTQPFCSSCNRLRLTADGNLKVCLFGGAEVSLRDAVRAGAGDGDLAALVRAALRRKLPQHAGAVRGGAWGARGAGRALRAARGYCTLSHLDERGRARMVDVGAKPVRARAAEAECFLQVSARLLRLLRDAAVPKGDALSVAQVAGTLAAKRTADLIPMCHPLPLELARVRVELPREAGAASEAGGRVRLTCEARATARTGVEMEALTGCAVAALALYDMCKSVDKHMTITGLRVLRKSGGVGGDWAVSTAPRPHDQQAPHTAHDQHMPHETSEQTPAKAKTETYAPTNFMHL, translated from the exons atgaatttagtGAAGCAAACGCAGTTCTTTGCACCGCTCTATACTATTGGAATAAACGCAAGACCCCATCTAACGAAAAAGTCGGTAGCATTCCAATACAAAAGATTTTTCAGtgat AATGTAGAAGGTCAAAGTAAAAGCAATAAGGAACCCCCTCTAATGGATCTTCATGGTCGACGACATGATTACCTAAGGATTTCACTGACAGAAAGATGCAACCTCCGCT GTCAGTACTGCATGCCGGCGGAGGGCGTGCCGCTGAGCGCGCGCTCGGCGCTGCTGACCCGCGCGGAGCTGGCGCGCCTCGTGCGCGTGTTCGCGGCGCTCGGCGTCACCAAGCTGCGCCTCACGGGCGGCGAGCCCACCGTGCGGCAGGACCTCGTCGACATCATAC AGGAGCTGGCGGGCGTGGAGGGCATCGCGACGGTGGCGATGACGTCGAACGGCGTGGCGCTGACGCGGCGCCTGCCCGCGCTGCAGCGCGCCGGCCTGGCCGCGCTCAACGTGTCGCTCGACTCGCTGCGCGCCGAGCGCTACGAGCGCATGGCGCGCCGCCCG GGCCTGCAAAAAGTATTAGCATGCATCGATCTAGCGCTTCAACTGGGATTCAGTCCCGTTAAAGTGAACACAGTCTTAATGAAAG GTTTCAATGATGATGAGGTGTGTGACTTCGTGGAGTTTACCAAAGACCGAAATGTGGAAGTCAG GTTCATCGAGTTCATGCCGTTCACGGGCAACCGGTGGGACGACTCGCGCATGGTGGCGGGCGCGGCGGCGCTGGCGGCGGCCCGCGCGGCGCTGCCCGCgctgcgccccgcgccgcccgcgccCTGCCGCACGGCCACG GTGTGGAAGGCCGACGGGTACGCGGGTAGCGTGGGGTTTATCTCGTCCATGACGCAGCCCTTCTGCTCCTCCTGCAACCGCCTGCGCCTCACCGCTGACGGAAACCTTAAA GTGTGCCTGTTCGGCGGCGCGGAGGTGTCGCTGCGGGACGCGGTGCGCGCGGGCGCGGGGGACGGCGACCTCGCCGCGCTCGTGCGGGCCGCGCTGCGCCGCAAGCTGCCCCAGCACGCCG GTGCGGTGCGGGGCGGGGCGTGGGGCGCGCGGGGCGCGGGGCGGGCGCTCCGAGCGGCGCGCGGCTACTGCACGCTGTCGCACCTGGACGAGCGCGGGCGCGCGCGCATGGTGGACGTGGGCGCCAAGCCCGTGCGCGCGCGCGCCGCCGAGGCCGAGTGCTTCCTGCAGGTGAGCGCGCGCCTGCTGCGCCTGCTGCGCGACGCCGCCGTGCCCAAGGGCGACGCGCTCAGCGTGGCGCAGGTGGCCGGCACGCTGGCCGCCAAGCGCACGGCCGACCTCATCCCCATGTGCCACCCGCTGCCGCTGGAGCTGGCGCGCGTGCGCGTGGAGCTGCCGCGCGAGGCGGGCGCGGCGAGCGAGGCGGGCGGGCGGGTGCGCCTCACGTGCGAGGCGCGCGCCACGGCCCGCACGGGCGTCGAGATGGAGGCGCTCACGGGCTGCGCGGTGGCCGCGCTCGCGCTCTACGACATGTGCAAGTCGGTGGACAAGCACATGACGATCACCGGCCTGCGCGTGCTGCGCAAGAGCGGCGGCGTCGGCGGCGACTGGGCCGTGTCCACCGCGCCCCGACCGCACGACCAGCAGGCGCCGCACACAGCGCACGACCAGCACATGCCGCACGAGACGAGCGAACAAACGCCCGCCAAGGCCAAGACCGAAACCTACGCGCCTACCAATTTCATGCATCTCTAG
- the LOC123696706 gene encoding prefoldin subunit 2, whose amino-acid sequence MSKPASKGSKGKSNEEVFAGFQTLRNEQRQLANKISELEMDLNEHKIVIETLQGTDPNRKCFRMLGGVLVERTVGEILPELESNRARLPGAIEALNEQLSRKGKEINEYIEKHDIRVQRGAERSAEEPTEESTNTKSNVLVATA is encoded by the exons ATGTCTAAACCTGCAAGTAAGGGTTCAAAAGGCAAATCCAATGAAGAAGTTTTCGCAGGTTTCCAAACGCTAAGAAATGAACAAAGACAATTGGCTAATAAAATCTCCGAGTTGGAGATGGATTTAAACGAACACAA GATAGTCATAGAAACATTGCAAGGAACAGACCCAAATAGAAAGTGTTTTCGTATGCTCGGAGGAGTTTTAGTGGAACGCACCGTCGGGGAGATATTGCCTGAACTGGAAAGCAACCGGGCAAGATTACCTGGCGCTATTGAG GCTTTAAATGAACAACTATCACGTAAAGGCAAGGAGATCAATGAGTACATCGAGAAGCACGACATCCGCGTGCAGCGCGGCGCCGAGCGGTCCGCCGAGGAACCCACAGAAGAGTCCACCAACACCAAGTCCAATGTACTCGTAGCTACTGCCTAA
- the LOC123696773 gene encoding exocyst complex component 1, with the protein MKLEEGVTVVGSVAVVSGGKQQRLVVESGGTLALHEGTTRLRSWPLNIARLRTDLPNGEISIEMGGETVKWTCADEATKTELARAAVAVTASVAPHSLSEAELGALLEDTELDEADAERRVQRLGEKLARLDALNVGGMLAAATEGGGARLATRLEEGAACGALLAARAARLEALTRAAGGALHARSGAARADAAARALLAELADIYAWLDAPALAHLDHLPEISLATPEGRSRALAAAEALRNALRAERTAPAARLRLTAVRERLRRLARARDQLAAALARHLNNALIHLANEAQAPPAGPVAPPPPPPAGPPAPAAPRRHHAELQPYVPFMRWLKDMDEKAYDALVKVYVGTWSKVYEREVGAATTGERPLADVLTLVEIICNAEQDFCTQFFSLDVDTKVGFAINGDGSDGEGAGGAGEGRRMSGATRRLMGELFPALDAQLGALLAAAERDDPYGAMRALACVSKRVLGESREGGEAEGAGGGAGGGAGGGAGALGAGEGRWARLALAGVAVAAKRGADRAVAERLAALPDAVKQAARKPKCGIFSFIPELEEMSSVCEAIFAGGRRADLDRWYLSLCTGMVRTIALATHPRTPRAVLQLENFHRLHGAVSALRVGALDALRRDARARYAAALKHYVTHYFGRPLDKITQFFEGVSEAVAAGAREEEVCYRAAFSKHALRKLLALYPAHEVRRSLHRLYRTVEKHLSEEGGLLQVVWRAMQEEFIAQHVALQARIAACYPGAGLALPLSTQDILDAFSDIAQEH; encoded by the exons ATGAAATTAGAGGAGGGTGTCACAGTCGTCGGAAGTGTCGCGGTGGTAAGCGGCGGAAAGCAACAGCGGCTAGTGGTGGAGAGTGGAGGAACGTTGGCTCTCCACGAAGGAACAACTCGCCTGCGCTCCTGGCCACTAAACATCGCCCGATTGCGCACGGATTTGCCG AATGGTGAAATTAGTATTGAAATGGGAGGTGAGACTGTAAAGTGGACATGTGCCGATGAAGCGACTAAAACTGAGCTAGCGCGCGCTGCAGTTGCAGTGACAGCGTCGGTTGCACCACATTCTTTGTCGGAAGCAGAGTTGGGGGCTCTGTTGGAGGATACAGAACTAGATGAGGCAGACGCAGAGAGACGTGTGCAGAGGCTGGGAGAGAAGCTGGCACGCCTCGATGCCTTGAATGTGGGTGGAATGCTCGCTGCCGCTACAGAGGGTGGCGGGGCAAGACTCGCTACACGTCTTGAAG AGGGCGCGGCTTGTGGCGCGCTGCTGGCGGCGCGCGCGGCGCGGCTGGAGGCGCTGACGCGCGCGGCGGGCGGGGCGCTGCACGCGCGCTCGGGCGCCGCGCGGGCCGACGCCGCCGCGCGCGCGCTGCTGGCCGAGCTCGCCGACATCTACGCCTGGCTCGACGCGCCCGCGCTCGCGCACCTCGACCACTTGCCGGAG ATTTCGCTCGCGACCCCAGAAGGTAGATCGCGTGCGCTAGCGGCCGCGGAAGCGCTGCGCAACGCGCTGCGGGCCGAGCGCACGGCACCGGCCGCACGTCTGCGCCTCACGGCGGTGCGCGAGCGACTGCGGCGCCTGGCGCGCGCGCGCGACCAGCTGGCGGCGGCGCTGGCCCGCCACCTCAACAACGCGCTCATCCACCTGGCCAACGAGGCGCAGGCCCCGCCCGCCGGCCCCGTGGCCCCGCCCCCGCCCCCGCCCGCCGGCCCCCCCGCGCCcgccgccccgcgccgccACCACGCGGAGCTGCAGCCCTACGTGCCCTTCATGCGCTGGCTCAAGGATATGGACGAAAAGGCGTACGACGCGCTCGTTAAG GTGTACGTTGGCACGTGGAGCAAGGTGTACGAGCGCGAGGTGGGGGCGGCCACTACGGGCGAGCGCCCTCTAGCGGAT GTCTTAACACTGGTTGAGATAATCTGCAATGCTGAACAAGATTTCTGTACTCAATTTTTCTCACTGGATGTCGATACCAAGGTAGGATTCGCTATTAATgg CGACGGCAGCGACGGGGAGGGCG CGGGCGGGGCGGGCGAGGGGCGGCGCATGTCGGGCGCCACGCGGCGGCTGATGGGCGAGCTGTTCCCGGCGCTCGACGCGCAGCTCGGCGCGCTGCTCGCCGCCGCCGAGCGGGACGACCCCTA CGGCGCGATGCGTGCACTGGCGTGCGTGAGCAAACGCGTGTTGGGCGAGTCTCGCGAGGGCGGCGAGGCGGAGGGCGCGGGCGGGGGCGCGGGCGGGGGCGCCGGCGGGGGCGCGGGGGCGCTGGGCGCGGGCGAGGGGCGCTGGGCGCGGCTGGCGTTGGCGGGCGTGGCGGTGGCGGCCAAGCGCGGCGCCGACCGCGCGGTGGCCGAGCGCCTCGCCGCCCTGCCCGACGCCGTCAAACAG GCCGCCCGCAAGCCGAAGTGCGGCATCTTCAGCTTCATCCCCGAGCTGGAGGAGATGAGCTCGGTGTGCGAGGCGATATTCGCGGGCGGCCGGCGCGCAGACCTCGACCGCTG GTACCTGTCGCTGTGCACGGGCATGGTGCGCACGATCGCGCTGGCGACGCACCCGCGCACGCCGCGCGCCGTGCTGCAGCTGGAGAACTTCCACCGGCTGCACGGCGCCGTGAGCGCGCTGCGCGTGGGGGCGCTGGACGCGCTGCGCCGCGACGCCCGCGCGCGCTACGCCGCCGCGCTCAAACACTACGTCACGCACTACTTCGGCCGCCCGCTCGACAAGATCACGCAGTTCTTCGAG GGCGTGTCGGAGGCGGTGGCTGCGGGCGCGCGCGAGGAGGAGGTGTGCTACCGCGCCGCCTTCAGCAAGCACGCGCTGCGCAAGCTGCTCGCGCTCTACCCCGCGCACGAGG TGCGCAGGTCGCTGCACCGCCTGTACCGCACGGTGGAGAAGCACCTGAGCGAGGAGGGCGGCCTGCTGCAGGTCGTGTGGCGCGCCATGCAGGAGGAGTTCATCGCGCAGCACGTGGCGCTGCAG GCGCGCATAGCGGCGTGCTACCCGGGCGCGGGGCTGGCGCTGCCGCTCAGCACGCAGGACATCCTCGACGCCTTCTCCGACATCGCGCAGGAACACTAA
- the LOC123696772 gene encoding uncharacterized protein LOC123696772 — MALPRVLASRLMQQTVRRYHGDHSFKPPSMDELPVPRGSWQAKYDADQRKYNSILAFGIAFTVFSIGLAKGSGLLYLNYAPPKSID, encoded by the exons atggcCCTTCCACGCGTGCTTGCCTCTCGCCTTATGCAACAAAcag TGCGTCGCTACCACGGAGACCACTCCTTCAAGCCCCCCTCCATGGACGAGCTGCCCGTCCCCCGCGGCTCCTGGCAGGCCAAGTACGACGCTGACCAGAGGAAATACAACTCTATCCTCGCTTTTGGCATTGCTTTCACTGTATTCTCCATTGGCCTT GCCAAGGGCTCCGGTCTCCTGTACCTGAACTACGCTCCTCCCAAATCCATTGATTAA